Proteins encoded together in one Geothermobacter hydrogeniphilus window:
- the secG gene encoding preprotein translocase subunit SecG: MVTFLVVLHVFVCLALIAIVLVQGSGKGAEMGASFGAGSSQTVFGATGGQTFMAKLTTGAAVIFMLTSLILAYFHGLPGASSVMPEQVAPTAQEAPATPAAPAPTAEKAAPAADAKK, from the coding sequence ATGGTTACTTTTCTGGTTGTACTTCATGTTTTTGTCTGTCTCGCGTTGATCGCCATTGTCCTGGTTCAGGGCAGCGGCAAGGGAGCTGAAATGGGCGCATCCTTCGGTGCCGGTTCCAGCCAGACCGTTTTCGGTGCCACCGGCGGCCAGACCTTCATGGCCAAACTGACGACCGGCGCGGCGGTGATCTTCATGCTCACCAGCCTGATTCTTGCCTACTTCCATGGCCTGCCCGGCGCCAGCAGCGTGATGCCCGAGCAGGTCGCTCCGACCGCGCAGGAAGCTCCGGCGACACCCGCGGCTCCGGCCCCGACAGCAGAAAAAGCGGCCCCTGCCGCGGATGCAA